A genome region from Anaerobacillus alkaliphilus includes the following:
- a CDS encoding YezD family protein has product MATNDKQELEQVFSKLQEMLKDIKFGSITLIIQDGKVIQIEKNEKHRLK; this is encoded by the coding sequence GTGGCTACTAATGATAAGCAAGAGTTAGAGCAAGTCTTTTCTAAATTACAAGAAATGCTAAAAGATATAAAATTTGGTTCAATTACGTTAATTATTCAAGATGGGAAAGTCATTCAGATTGAAAAGAATGAGAAACATCGTTTAAAATAG
- a CDS encoding manganese catalase family protein, protein MWIYEKKLQYPVKVSQCNPMLAKFLIEQYGGADGELAAALRYLNQRYTIPDKVVGLLTDIGTEEFAHLEMIATMIYKLTKDATPEQMKAAGLGDHYANHDKALFYQNAAGDPWTATYIQAKGDPIADLYEDIAAEEKARATYQWLIDLSDDPDINDSLRFLREREIVHSLRFREAVEILKEEQGKKKFF, encoded by the coding sequence ATGTGGATATATGAGAAGAAGCTACAGTATCCTGTAAAGGTAAGTCAGTGTAATCCGATGCTGGCTAAATTTTTAATAGAACAATACGGGGGCGCAGATGGAGAGCTAGCTGCAGCTCTTCGATACTTAAACCAACGCTATACAATCCCTGATAAAGTAGTTGGACTATTAACTGATATAGGTACGGAAGAGTTTGCTCACCTAGAAATGATCGCAACGATGATTTATAAACTAACAAAAGACGCAACTCCAGAACAAATGAAGGCGGCAGGACTAGGTGATCATTATGCGAATCACGATAAAGCCCTGTTTTATCAAAATGCAGCCGGTGATCCTTGGACAGCAACCTATATTCAAGCGAAAGGAGATCCAATTGCGGATTTATACGAAGACATTGCAGCTGAAGAAAAAGCTCGGGCAACGTATCAATGGTTAATAGATTTATCTGATGACCCAGATATAAACGATAGTTTACGGTTTTTAAGAGAAAGAGAGATCGTTCACTCGTTAAGGTTTAGAGAAGCAGTGGAAATTCTAAAAGAAGAGCAAGGAAAGAAGAAATTCTTTTAA
- a CDS encoding DUF3906 family protein, whose product MNLYHFKVLITEFNEITVVVAAENDEQAFKRAEIEVEASFLKLPEIKEIVLTERKKISNKGTAFVVK is encoded by the coding sequence ATGAATTTATACCACTTTAAGGTGCTTATTACAGAATTTAATGAAATTACCGTTGTTGTGGCAGCGGAGAATGATGAACAAGCATTTAAACGAGCCGAAATCGAAGTCGAAGCAAGCTTCTTAAAGTTACCTGAGATAAAGGAAATTGTTCTAACGGAACGTAAAAAAATTAGTAACAAAGGTACTGCTTTCGTAGTGAAATAA
- a CDS encoding nitrite/sulfite reductase: MAYEKVWANDEKLSKEEIHKLKKDGLDILNDIDRYAKEGFASIPQEDWGHFKWAGLYLQKPKEAGYFMMRVNIPTGIITNEQAIALANIGKDYGRDVIDITTRQAIQYHWLTIEQLPDIYRRLGEVGLSSIGACGDIPRTIVGNPLAGIDRNELMDTREIVNDVYHFFQRNSDFSNLPRKFKMSISSNTQNAGHDLINCLAFTPAAKVIDGEEKIGFHVKVGGGLSAKPYLAEELDVFVLPEDVKDVAIAITTVYRDYGYREKRHRARLKFLVADWGKDKFREKLIEVYGKELPTKGEDKIENWNAGYFYGVHPQKQEGLSYAGFNVPVGRMDSEQLLQLADVAKRYGNGEIRTCNSQNVVIPNVPNDKVEELLAEPVFEKITIQPNSFIGYSVSCTGIEYCNLALVETKEKTRRLAEYLDEHIQLDVPVRIHMVGCPNSCGQRQIADVGLQGVLMKTKEAGMVEAFEIYVGGTLEKDHAQFNEKLKGRVKAEDLESVLKNLFAFFKEEKVVGEDFYNFVQRVGVETLQGELDKILVEA, from the coding sequence ATGGCATACGAAAAGGTTTGGGCAAATGATGAGAAGTTAAGTAAAGAGGAAATTCATAAGTTAAAAAAAGATGGTTTAGACATACTAAATGATATAGATCGTTATGCAAAAGAAGGTTTTGCTTCGATTCCTCAAGAAGATTGGGGACATTTTAAATGGGCTGGACTTTACTTGCAAAAGCCAAAAGAAGCTGGGTATTTTATGATGCGTGTTAATATTCCAACAGGAATTATTACGAACGAGCAAGCGATAGCCTTGGCTAATATCGGGAAAGATTATGGTCGAGATGTCATTGATATTACGACTCGTCAAGCAATTCAGTATCACTGGTTAACAATCGAACAACTTCCAGATATCTATAGACGTCTTGGTGAAGTTGGGCTTTCATCAATTGGTGCCTGTGGTGATATCCCAAGAACGATTGTTGGGAATCCCTTAGCAGGTATTGACCGTAATGAACTAATGGATACGAGAGAAATTGTGAATGATGTGTATCACTTCTTCCAAAGAAACAGTGATTTCTCAAACTTACCACGTAAGTTTAAAATGTCGATTTCTTCTAACACACAGAATGCAGGACATGACCTTATTAACTGTTTAGCATTTACTCCAGCGGCAAAAGTAATAGATGGCGAAGAGAAAATTGGTTTCCACGTTAAAGTAGGTGGTGGACTTTCTGCAAAGCCATATTTAGCTGAAGAGTTAGATGTATTTGTTCTCCCAGAAGATGTGAAAGATGTAGCGATTGCTATTACAACTGTCTACCGTGATTACGGATATCGCGAAAAGCGTCATCGTGCACGTCTAAAATTCTTAGTAGCTGATTGGGGTAAAGATAAATTCCGTGAAAAACTAATTGAAGTATACGGAAAAGAACTACCTACAAAAGGTGAAGATAAAATTGAAAACTGGAACGCTGGTTATTTTTACGGAGTTCATCCACAGAAACAAGAAGGCTTGAGCTATGCTGGATTTAACGTTCCTGTTGGACGTATGGATTCTGAGCAACTATTACAACTTGCTGATGTAGCAAAAAGATATGGTAACGGTGAAATTAGAACATGTAACTCACAGAATGTTGTTATTCCGAACGTTCCAAATGACAAAGTAGAAGAGCTTTTAGCGGAGCCTGTTTTTGAGAAAATTACAATTCAGCCAAATAGCTTTATTGGATATTCTGTATCGTGTACAGGAATTGAGTACTGTAATTTGGCGTTGGTTGAAACAAAAGAAAAAACACGTAGACTTGCTGAGTACCTAGACGAACATATTCAACTAGATGTACCAGTTCGTATTCACATGGTTGGTTGTCCGAATTCGTGTGGTCAGCGTCAGATTGCAGACGTTGGGTTACAAGGTGTTCTAATGAAAACAAAAGAAGCAGGCATGGTAGAAGCATTTGAAATTTATGTTGGTGGAACACTAGAAAAAGATCATGCTCAATTTAACGAAAAATTAAAAGGTCGTGTGAAAGCAGAAGATTTAGAGTCTGTATTAAAGAATTTATTTGCATTCTTTAAAGAAGAAAAAGTAGTTGGTGAGGACTTCTACAATTTTGTTCAACGTGTAGGAGTAGAAACTCTTCAAGGAGAATTAGACAAAATCCTAGTGGAGGCTTAA
- the cobA gene encoding uroporphyrinogen-III C-methyltransferase has product MTKKGFVYLVGAGPGDEKLITVKGLEALRQAEVVLYDRLVNPLLLQEVDANTELIYCGKLPDRHIVRQENINELLVEKAKEGKLVVRLKGGDPGVFGRVGEEALALKQENIGYEIVPGITSGIAAAAYAGIPVTHREYGTSFTVITGHDKSSEGKPLINWQALAQGSDTIAFYMGVKNLPYICDNLVQNGKASDTKVAVIQWGTTSQQKVVEGTLDTIVGEVERHNISNPAITLVGNIVALRKQLKWFEDKPLFRRKIIFPNASSEQVATLKNSGAEVLAYPRQYLVQMLEQDTLRKVVTYEDILFTTKESVSLFFEGLQALKIDIRLLKASLYYTCEEIGRLLKQRGLFAEKSLSFTHQLTVGTVQDEELYQGDYLATHLMKNHEPVSVAFKRMVEENGFNTVIFSDVSSVKAFIEQVPKDGNDPFALMEQCQVICLTEEANQAAIHYQIPVTNFEKNFSEVDLPQLLLQNVEIAII; this is encoded by the coding sequence ATGACTAAAAAAGGATTTGTATATCTCGTTGGAGCGGGGCCAGGGGATGAAAAGCTTATTACTGTGAAAGGCCTTGAAGCATTAAGACAAGCAGAAGTTGTTCTCTATGACCGCTTAGTTAACCCTTTGCTGTTGCAAGAGGTAGACGCAAATACTGAATTAATTTATTGTGGCAAGTTACCAGACCGTCATATTGTAAGACAAGAAAACATTAATGAGCTTTTAGTTGAAAAAGCGAAGGAAGGTAAGCTTGTCGTGCGGTTAAAAGGCGGCGATCCTGGAGTTTTTGGTAGAGTTGGCGAAGAAGCGCTAGCTCTTAAGCAAGAGAACATTGGTTATGAAATTGTTCCTGGAATAACGTCAGGGATTGCAGCTGCGGCGTATGCAGGCATTCCAGTTACACATAGGGAATATGGCACAAGTTTTACTGTCATTACTGGTCATGATAAATCTTCGGAAGGAAAACCACTCATTAATTGGCAAGCACTTGCTCAAGGCAGTGATACGATTGCTTTTTATATGGGGGTGAAAAATCTTCCGTACATTTGTGATAACTTAGTACAAAATGGGAAAGCGTCGGATACGAAGGTAGCTGTTATTCAATGGGGAACGACTAGTCAGCAGAAAGTAGTTGAAGGAACATTGGATACAATTGTTGGGGAAGTTGAGAGACATAACATCAGCAATCCAGCTATTACACTCGTAGGGAATATTGTGGCTCTTCGTAAACAGTTAAAGTGGTTTGAAGATAAGCCGTTGTTTAGGAGAAAAATTATTTTCCCAAATGCTTCAAGCGAACAAGTAGCAACTCTAAAAAATAGTGGTGCGGAAGTGCTTGCTTACCCAAGACAGTACTTGGTACAGATGCTAGAACAGGATACTCTGCGTAAGGTAGTTACCTATGAAGATATACTCTTTACTACTAAAGAGAGTGTCTCGTTATTTTTTGAAGGCCTCCAAGCATTGAAAATTGATATACGTTTGCTAAAAGCAAGCCTATACTATACATGTGAAGAAATTGGTCGTCTTTTGAAACAACGAGGATTATTCGCTGAAAAATCTTTATCTTTTACACATCAGTTGACGGTTGGTACGGTGCAAGATGAAGAATTGTATCAAGGGGATTATTTAGCTACACATCTCATGAAAAATCACGAACCTGTTTCAGTAGCTTTTAAGCGAATGGTTGAAGAAAACGGATTTAACACAGTTATTTTTTCTGACGTAAGTTCTGTAAAAGCTTTTATCGAACAAGTCCCGAAAGACGGGAATGATCCTTTTGCACTAATGGAGCAGTGCCAAGTGATCTGTTTAACTGAAGAAGCTAATCAAGCAGCCATTCATTATCAAATCCCTGTGACTAATTTTGAAAAGAATTTTAGTGAAGTAGATCTTCCTCAATTACTTTTACAAAATGTTGAAATAGCTATAATTTAA
- a CDS encoding sirohydrochlorin chelatase: MRAVLFVGHGSRSKRSNEQFIQFANAVGASCKAPLFRYAFLELADPSILDEIKVCVEKGATEIIVFPLLLFTAGHAKVDIPNEIDKGKVLFPDVTFTMEKPLGIQEVLISILEKRLSEKNYINQQNSLVILVGRGSNDESAINDFEKVGELLRERLHTSHVRTSYLVGGHTSFEDSIRQAHESSYENIYVLPYLLFKGVLLTQMEVFVRKLNDERFSMCQSIGADETVVNLVSTIINHEI, encoded by the coding sequence ATGAGAGCGGTATTATTTGTTGGTCATGGTAGTCGTAGTAAGCGTTCAAATGAACAATTTATTCAATTTGCAAATGCGGTAGGAGCTAGCTGCAAGGCACCATTGTTTCGTTATGCGTTCCTCGAGCTAGCTGATCCATCTATTTTAGATGAGATAAAGGTTTGCGTAGAAAAGGGAGCAACCGAAATTATCGTTTTTCCACTATTACTCTTTACTGCTGGGCATGCAAAAGTTGATATTCCAAATGAGATTGATAAAGGGAAAGTCTTATTTCCAGATGTAACCTTTACGATGGAAAAGCCGCTAGGTATTCAAGAGGTGCTTATCTCCATTTTGGAAAAGCGTTTAAGTGAAAAAAATTATATAAATCAACAGAATTCCCTGGTCATTTTAGTAGGAAGAGGTAGTAATGACGAATCTGCTATTAATGACTTCGAAAAAGTTGGAGAACTGTTGAGGGAAAGACTTCATACATCTCATGTGAGAACGAGCTACCTAGTAGGTGGGCATACTTCATTTGAGGACTCAATCCGACAAGCGCACGAATCTAGTTATGAGAACATTTATGTCTTACCATATTTACTTTTTAAAGGTGTGCTTTTAACACAAATGGAGGTTTTTGTACGGAAGCTGAACGATGAACGCTTTAGTATGTGTCAATCCATTGGTGCAGATGAAACTGTTGTAAACTTAGTAAGCACAATTATAAATCATGAAATCTAG
- a CDS encoding spore coat associated protein CotJA produces the protein MQNYTPRKCYTPYVSPFDPCPPQKVKSYETPPHLYMAFQPYGLPQFSPREALCAGTLWPALYDPYYSPYKPHQRQEEDE, from the coding sequence ATGCAAAATTACACACCAAGAAAATGTTACACCCCTTATGTCAGTCCATTTGATCCGTGTCCACCACAGAAGGTTAAGTCATACGAAACACCACCACATTTGTATATGGCTTTTCAACCCTATGGGCTACCGCAGTTTTCACCTAGGGAAGCACTATGCGCCGGAACATTATGGCCAGCGCTTTACGACCCGTACTATAGTCCTTATAAACCACATCAAAGGCAGGAGGAAGATGAGTGA
- a CDS encoding spore coat protein CotJB has product MHKQLPKEFYPLMQELQAVDFVLVELTLYLDTHPNDQEAIQQFNQYAQVRQQLRHQVEQIYGPLQQYGNSYSGYPWNWNDGPWPWQI; this is encoded by the coding sequence ATGCATAAACAGCTTCCAAAAGAATTTTATCCACTCATGCAGGAACTCCAAGCAGTAGACTTTGTGTTAGTAGAGTTAACTTTATATTTAGATACCCATCCTAATGACCAGGAAGCAATACAACAGTTTAACCAATATGCCCAGGTAAGACAGCAATTGAGGCACCAGGTTGAACAAATCTATGGCCCGTTACAGCAATATGGGAATAGCTACAGTGGTTACCCTTGGAACTGGAACGACGGACCATGGCCATGGCAAATATAG